The proteins below are encoded in one region of Paramisgurnus dabryanus chromosome 2, PD_genome_1.1, whole genome shotgun sequence:
- the ufsp1 gene encoding ufm1-specific protease 1: protein MSEAEQRALSHKTEGIDWGGQVCGQTQMTANNNSWNHALVKNAHDGLSLPSSDCERYSVISGECLYYHYGCDGKDDRGWGCGYRTIQTMASWMCLSQPLSVSPRPPPSLSEIQQILVRIGDKPDSFLGSREWIGTFEASLILDELYDVPCRIVHVRHGKELELAVEDLHSHFSTHGSPIMMGGDRDNSSKGILGVCTRKKGSYLLVIDPHYFGCPLDKNSLQKQGWVSWKSVASLDQCSFYNLCLPLTVK from the coding sequence ATGAGTGAGGCCGAGCAAAGAGCGCTATCTCATAAAACCGAGGGCATTGACTGGGGTGGACAAGTTTGTGGACAGACTCAGATGACGGCCAATAACAACAGCTGGAATCATGCTTTAGTAAAGAATGCACATGACGGGCTGAGTTTGCCTTCATCAGACTGTGAAAGATATTCAGTGATATCAGGAGAGTGTCTCTATTATCATTATGGTTGTGACGGAAAGGATGACAGAGGTTGGGGCTGTGGATACAGGACAATTCAGACCATGGCTTCGTGGATGTGTCTCAGTCAACCTCTCAGTGTAAGCCCCAGACCCCCACCTAGTCTTTCTGAAATACAACAAATTTTGGTAAGAATAGGGGACAAACCCGATTCATTCCTGGGTTCCAGAGAGTGGATAGGCACGTTTGAAGCCAGTCTTATTCTTGACGAGCTCTATGATGTTCCCTGCCGCATAGTGCATGTGCGCCATGGCAAAGAGCTTGAGCTAGCTGTAGAAGATCTTCATAGCCATTTTTCTACACATGGGTCACCTATTATGATGGGAGGAGATCGGGACAATTCCTCTAAGGGCATCTTAGGTGTGTGCACAAGGAAAAAGGGGAGCTATCTGCTTGTTATAGATCCTCATTACTTTGGCTGTCCCTTAGACAAAAACTCTTTGCAAAAACAGGGTTGGGTTTCATGGAAATCAGTTGCTTCTCTGGATCAGTGCTCTTTTTACAACCTTTGTCTGCCTCTTACTGTTAAGTAA